A single region of the Schizosaccharomyces osmophilus chromosome 3, complete sequence genome encodes:
- the are2 gene encoding acyl-coA-sterol acyltransferase Are2: protein MISATPARSESSSSHLEKDFGMSETPKVDYKHPKRMYRPLEYTSTPSIFTRTHQRNNIDFTGFFVLFWVSVGAMILINSLDNLEKTGELFGNNIFQFFKTNLLDLARADLFTSSLFFLSFPFQKLFASGTLRWYGSGIYLYSASILAFLVHSILRCCLSDWSWTHRSFFILHSLLILMKIHSYNAVNGWFSYCYHEARRLHAKSMSLSEPEKRNFKIFEESIYEHGKRYPANLTFVNALTFLFMPTVCYQLYFPRTSHIRFMYLLECALGTFGCIFLLVIISENYMIPILLRAIRWVLEAPEDASTYYFVLQLGKTVTYLMFPFMLSFLLVFWVIFEGICNFSAEITRFADRNFYDDWWNCWTWDQFARTWNKPVHYFLFRHVYCPFNIIFSKLTSTTLTFFVSSVLHELVMACITKKIRGYGLFFQMTQIPSILIQRQKFIRKHRLLGNVSFWVSILIGIALIGVLYILY from the coding sequence ATGATTTCTGCAACACCAGCAAGAAGCGAGTCTTCCTCGAGTCACCTCGAGAAGGACTTTGGGATGTCTGAAACTCCAAAAGTCGACTACAAACACCCAAAAAGGATGTATCGCCCTCTAGAATACACTTCTACTCCTTCCATTTTTACTCGCACTCATCAACGAAACAATATAGACTTCACGGGATTCTTTGTTCTCTTCTGGGTATCTGTTGGCGCAATGATTCTAATTAATTCTTTGGacaatttagaaaaaactGGAGAATTATTTGGAAACAAtatctttcaattttttaagaCGAATTTGTTGGATCTCGCAAGGGCAGACTTATTTACGTCTTctctgttttttctttcttttccatttcaaaaactgtTTGCTTCAGGCACTCTCCGCTGGTATGGCTCAGGTATTTATCTATACAGTGCTTCCATTTTGGCTTTTCTTGTGCACAGTATATTGCGATGCTGCTTAAGTGACTGGTCCTGGACTcatcgttctttttttatccTTCATTCTCTCCTCATTTTAATGAAAATCCATTCTTATAACGCAGTGAACGGTTGGTTTTCGTACTGCTACCATGAAGCACGCAGGCTTCATGCAAAGTCCATGTCTCTCTCTGAGCCcgaaaagagaaatttcaagatttttgaagaatcaatATATGAACACGGTAAACGATACCCTGCGAATTTGACGTTTGTCAATGCTCTaacatttttgtttatgcCAACCGTATGTTATCAGCTCTATTTTCCCAGGACGTCTCACATTCGCTTTATGTACTTACTTGAGTGTGCTCTTGGGACATTTGGCTGTATATTCTTGCTAGTGATTATATCGGAAAACTACATGATTCCCATTTTACTTCGTGCTATTAGATGGGTTTTGGAAGCTCCAGAAGACGCATCTACCTATTACTTTGTACTTCAATTAGGTAAGACTGTCACCTATCTTATGTTTCCTTTCATGTTGAGTTTCCTACTAGTATTTTGGGTCATTTTTGAAGGCATCTGTAATTTCAGCGCTGAAATCACTCGCTTCGCTGACAGGAATTTTTACGATGATTGGTGGAACTGTTGGACTTGGGACCAATTTGCTAGAACCTGGAACAAGCCAGTTCactactttttgtttcgaCATGTTTATTGCCCTTTTAACAtcatcttttccaaattgaCGTCTACTACACTAacattttttgtttcttctgtATTGCATGAACTAGTAATGGCATGCattacaaagaaaattcgAGGTTACGgcttattttttcaaatgacTCAAATACCATCCATATTGATTCAACGCCAGAAATTCATTCGTAAGCATCGATTGCTTGGAAACGTTTCCTTCTGGGTTTCTATCCTCATTGGGATTGCGTTGATCGGTGTACTCTACATTTTGTACTAA
- the enp2 gene encoding rRNA processing protein Enp2, with the protein MSLKVQNPNNVRVYTVSGEGVTQKLPDWISKKKLKKDYALSHRIELLQEFDYPEASNRIKVTRDGKYAMSTGVYKPHIKVFDFAEMSLKFERHTDTENVQFEILSDDWTKSVHLQADRTVDFHSQGGIHYSTRIPRYGRDLKYHFPSCDLYLAAAGDEVYRLNLEQGRFLNPFKIESATSEEPTAGVNVLDINPLHQLLAFGTDAGTVEFWDPRDRSRVGILEMPSTVPSSPYTSANRAVTALSFRNDGLNLAAGLSDGVSLLYDLRSPNPYMTKDQGYSLPVKNVSWLDSALDGSARVLTADAKIIKIWEKDTGKPFTAIEPSVDLNDVCPVPNSGLIFTANEGSPMHAFYVPSLNPAPRWCSFLDNITEEMEENPTPTIYDNYKFVTKKELLSLGLDHLVGTGVIRAYMHGFFIDSRLYEKARLIANPFSYEEHRKKAVKERLEKKRSSKIRAQNRPKVNATLATRLAHQEAKLRKKVGEENAPSILEDDRFKNAFTNRDFEVNEDTLEFKQLNPTKSTKPQLTAAEESDEEHEHTKGVQLSSDESIMSDEDVEEHETFDNILSKRQTDHDNKKQKGTEQTIRSTPSGMEMSFQVEKKKKNKPRGQNEEALSGKKRQNTEGRRSASKNVFRQI; encoded by the coding sequence atgTCTCTTAAAGTACAGAATCCAAACAATGTGCGTGTCTATACAGTGTCAGGCGAAGGCGTGACCCAAAAATTGCCGGACTGGattagcaaaaaaaagttgaaaaaggATTATGCCTTATCACATAGAATTGAGCTTCTTCAAGAGTTCGATTATCCAGAGGCTAGCAACCGCATCAAAGTTACACGAGATGGTAAATATGCCATGTCCACGGGCGTTTACAAGCCTCAcataaaagtttttgattttgctGAAATGTCGTTAAAATTTGAACGTCATACGGACACAGAGAATGTTCAatttgaaattctttcGGATGATTGGACAAAGAGTGTGCATCTACAAGCTGACCGTACGGTGGATTTTCACAGTCAGGGTGGTATTCATTATTCCACAAGAATTCCCAGATACGGTAGAGACCTGAAGTATCATTTTCCCAGCTGCGATCTCTACCTTGCGGCTGCTGGAGATGAAGTTTATCGTTTGAATTTGGAACAGGGTCGATTCTTAAACCCGTTTAAGATCGAAAGTGCTACCAGCGAAGAACCGACTGCTGGTGTGAATGTATTGGACATTAATCCATTGCATCAATTGTTGGCATTTGGTACCGATGCTGGTACTGTCGAATTTTGGGATCCTCGCGATCGTTCTCGAGTCGGCATTTTGGAAATGCCCTCTACTGTGCCTTCTTCTCCCTACACAAGTGCCAATCGTGCAGTCACTGCTTTGAGTTTTCGTAATGATGGTCTTAATCTCGCCGCTGGTTTATCTGACGGTGTATCTCTCTTATATGATTTGCGTTCTCCAAATCCCTACATGACTAAAGACCAAGGTTACAGCTTGCCTGTCAAAAACGTAAGCTGGCTTGACAGTGCTTTGGATGGCAGTGCCCGTGTTCTTACTGCAGATGCCAAAATTATCAAGATTTGGGAGAAGGATACGGGAAAACCATTTACCGCTATTGAACCTTCTGTAGATTTGAACGATGTGTGCCCGGTTCCTAATTCTGGCCTAATTTTCACTGCCAACGAGGGATCTCCTATGCATGCCTTTTATGTCCCTTCACTAAATCCCGCTCCTCGCTGGTGTTCCTTCCTTGACAATATTAcagaagaaatggaagaaaaccCTACTCCCACAATTTATGACAACTATAAGTTTGTTACCAAAAAGGAACTTCTTAGTCTTGGTTTGGATCATCTTGTTGGAACGGGCGTTATTCGTGCTTACATGCACGGATTTTTCATCGACTCGCGTTTGTATGAAAAGGCTCGTTTGATTGCAAATCCCTTCTCTTACGAAGAGCATAGAAAGAAAGCCGTTAAAGAACGTCTTGAGAAGAAGCGTAGCAGTAAGATTCGTGCCCAGAATCGTCCCAAGGTTAATGCTACCTTGGCAACTCGTCTTGCTCACCAAGAAGCCAAGCTACGTAAGAAGGTTGGAGAAGAGAATGCACCCAGTATTCTTGAGGATGATCGTTTCAAGAATGCTTTCACTAATAGGGACTTTGAAGTTAATGAAGATACACTTGAATTTAAACAACTAAACCCCACCAAATCGACTAAACCTCAACTCACTGCTGCTGAAGAATCGGATGAAGAACACGAGCACACAAAAGGTGTACAATTAAGTTCAGATGAAAGTATTATGTCTGACGAAGATGTGGAAGAGCATGAAACATTTGATAATATATTGTCGAAGAGACAAACCGATCATGACAATAAGAAGCAAAAGGGAACCGAACAAACTATTCGCAGTACACCTTCTGGAATGGAAATGTCGTTCCAAGttgagaagaagaagaagaataaacCAAGAGgtcaaaatgaagaagctcTCAGCGGGAAAAAGAGGCAGAATACCGAAGGCCGTCGTTCTGCTAGCAAAAACGTTTTCCGGCAAATTTAG